The genomic interval AACAGTTCTTGCAGATGCAATGAAACTCATTGATTGCAAGAAAAACTTTACATCCTTAATCAATGCCCAAATTAAATCACACAATGTTCTTATTTCTTCCAGGAATAAAgcaaacctactacaaatccaGCAAAGCCTCTTCTCGTTTTATTATTTCCCTTGATCTCTTCAttgttcttcctcttcttcttcaacatCTTCACTGAAATTTTGTTCATGCCTGTGAATATGAAAGACCCTTTGGATTTTTGAGTCACCCTatcatgatgatgatggtgatgatgatgatgatgagtgaATCTAGTGATGATGTGCTTTGATGATCCATTGGAAGAAGGGAATGCCATTAGATGCCTATCAATGATATGATCAAGAGACACCAATTCATAAGAATCATATAATGGACTACCACAATCCCATATTGccattgttttttcttcttcttcgttttcttctttctctcttgctTCTTCTTTCAGTGTTGTTGAGTTCATCATCATGATCATCGTTTAGTTTTCCTCAgatgcttcttcttcttcttcttttcaacGTGTTTTCATGTTTTCTAGGTTAAGGGTTTCGACGGAgtttcctatatatatatatatatatatatatataagaaactttATCATGTGAGGATTTTGTTTGATAAGGTTTTTGCAACACATCAACACAAGCTTATGTATATTTTTGCACATATAATAATTGAAACGttagataaagataatatttattgGCGAGTTTTATGGAGGAAAATGACAaaactagaaataaaataaatgagtcACAATGAAAGGTATATCACTCGATCTATATGCATGTATTTCAAGACTCACCAACCTAATGTAATAAAAGCATCTTAAgaatttttgcatttttcttttattttcttgttcttgtttgtAAGATTCTTGATGTTTTAGTGATTGGTAACCTAATCCtacaaagaaataaataaaaaacgaaTAAATGATTAAACATTGCATGTGAATTTGATCTTCACGTGGCACCGATCGATCTTATTCCTTAACAAAAGCCCAtttaatattttggttaaatatataagttttagttattaaatttaataaatgtatactgattacatttattattagttaattatttGATACATTAAAGGAATAACACCATTATTATTACACAAGAAGGTTTgtttatttatacatatttgtATTACATAAacgttattaaaaataaacaaaataaatattaaaatattcaaataataatgaaagtttatggaataacaaaaaatatttaaatatacaccacttttatttctttcctcAAAAACTGAAACAGgcttattataaatttgtaatatctAGAATGTGTTAGATAAGGCGTTACTGATAGACAATGAATATGAGTTAAGCATTTGTTTGTATTGGGTGATGTAAAAGTTTTTTCCTTGTTGTCTTCTAAGGTTTGTCTTTCCCAAACAAACACAAGAATTTTCCAAACAAGTTTCTATAATTgtactaaaaaaacaaatacaaagtcGGAGTAtacaaaatttagttatttatccAGTTCCTATACTTAGATGCTGGAAAATGTGTCAATCATGTTAGTGAGTTCGCGTTAAATCTTggaaatttaatgtaaaaataaatcttGTTTTGTTAAACTGTAAAATTCTATATTTATGTAAGatgtaaaacaaaatacatttcaCCTAAATCCTAAATCTGAGATGTCTGATGTAAAAATTGATTTACATTATACACATTGTGTCTTCTTTGCTTCACGCATGGTTGCAAAAGCTTACTTTTGTGCTGAAAGTTTCTTTCAGATCACACTAGAACATCTCTGGATGAACATATACTTAGGGATGGCGATAGGTCATAAACTAATAGTGTCTATCGCAACTTAATCtgttagataaaattatatccACTATTCCGCGTATTATCCATGTGAATATCTGTTTAGAAAATGTTcgcgggtattttaaaatttgcagatatttgtaaaaaaaatattttatatatttttaaaataaaatttaaataaaattacaaaaaagtataatataatatacattaaaatttaattttaattaaatttaacccaCCATGTGAAGAAATTCTTAGGAAGtgatatgtataaatattttatacatttttacatgttgaaatattaaaaaacccATCATggattcaatttaaataataaaatgaagatATGTACAACTCAATGATATAAAATGCATGTCATATTCTCCTTCTTGTGACTAACATGTCTGGTGTTGAACACTGAACTATTCCTCTTGAAATGCTTGTGGACTGGAATAAACCTGTCACAATGTGGTTTTCACAGTGGGCTCCAAACGCCTATGGCAGGATTGAGAACCAATTATTATGGAAAAGCtaacaaaagataataaaaaccATGAACAAAGATTTTTCGAGACATGTAATCACTTTCCTTAACGACTTATCCGTGATATATTGCGCAAGCCCCAATGATACAATAGGAACTTCTAAGAAATTTTCGAGGATAccagaactagcaaggaactccaaaaagagtaaaaaataaacccaaaatatttttaggaaagaaaaaggagaagggATGAAACTAAGAGGAAATTAAAACGAAAGATGATAAAAGATGAGAGTATTTTGGAATAATCAATCTGTCTAATTCAGTAATAGGTCAtccaatatttatatacaatagGTTATTCTAGAATACTAATACCACCAGAANAGACAAAATAACAAAAGCAGAAtggacaaaaagaaaagaagagtggTGTGGCAGAGTGGTGCGGAGTGGTGCTNCAGAGTGGTGCGGAGAATGCAAATTTGTTACAATACAGTACAAGTTTGTTAGCCTCCCGCAAGCTGGAGAGAGGTGTCAACCATCTCTAGCTTGGACAAGTTTGCATGGAAT from Vigna radiata var. radiata cultivar VC1973A chromosome 9, Vradiata_ver6, whole genome shotgun sequence carries:
- the LOC111242530 gene encoding uncharacterized protein LOC111242530, whose translation is MIMMMNSTTLKEEAREKEENEEEEKTMAIWDCGSPLYDSYELVSLDHIIDRHLMAFPSSNGSSKHIITRFTHHHHHHHHHHDRVTQKSKGSFIFTGMNKISVKMLKKKRKNNEEIKGNNKTRRGFAGFVVGLLYSWKK